The following coding sequences are from one Microcoleus sp. FACHB-831 window:
- a CDS encoding NAD(P)-dependent oxidoreductase: MKIIVTGGTGFLGKHLALRLKALEYDVTVLGRNRIIGQKLESKGLQFLPIDLKDSSAIIEACKGKDYVFHCGGLLSPWGKYQDFYNANVLGTRNIIQGCQTHKVKRLIHVSSSSVYFDFCHRLNISENTPFPSKPANAYAKTKQLAEKEINAAYRLGLPAIAIRPRAIFGPGDTNLLPRMLRASVAVGGLNKHASIPLINEGKAFVDVTYIDNVVDALLLCQNAPDNLLGRTFNITNGEPIYVATFFKMLFTKLEYPFKIRHIPYNLAYWIAAAMELASQTIFLGREPLITRFTVELLAKNQTLDITAAREELGYQPRISVEQGLEIFARWWKEKRQN; the protein is encoded by the coding sequence ATGAAAATTATAGTTACAGGTGGCACGGGATTTTTAGGGAAGCACTTAGCCTTGAGGCTGAAAGCATTGGAATATGATGTCACCGTATTAGGAAGAAATCGCATCATCGGTCAAAAACTCGAATCTAAAGGATTACAATTCTTACCAATTGATTTAAAAGATTCCAGTGCCATAATTGAAGCTTGCAAGGGAAAAGATTATGTATTTCATTGTGGCGGTTTATTATCTCCTTGGGGTAAATATCAAGATTTTTATAATGCCAATGTATTGGGAACGCGCAACATCATCCAAGGCTGTCAAACTCATAAAGTAAAACGGCTAATTCACGTTTCAAGTTCTAGCGTTTATTTTGATTTTTGCCATCGTCTGAATATTTCAGAAAATACGCCATTCCCCTCAAAGCCAGCCAACGCTTACGCTAAAACTAAACAACTAGCCGAAAAAGAAATAAACGCCGCCTACAGACTCGGTTTACCTGCGATCGCTATCAGACCGCGAGCCATTTTTGGCCCTGGTGACACAAATCTTCTGCCTAGAATGCTCCGAGCAAGCGTTGCTGTCGGTGGACTGAACAAACACGCTAGCATCCCGCTAATTAATGAGGGGAAAGCGTTTGTTGATGTCACTTATATCGACAATGTAGTTGATGCTTTGCTGCTGTGCCAAAACGCCCCAGATAATCTGCTTGGCAGAACATTTAACATCACGAACGGGGAGCCGATCTATGTGGCTACCTTCTTTAAAATGCTGTTCACTAAACTTGAATATCCTTTTAAAATTAGACATATTCCATATAACCTTGCCTATTGGATAGCAGCAGCAATGGAACTGGCATCGCAAACAATTTTCTTGGGTAGAGAACCACTAATAACTCGTTTTACAGTGGAATTGTTGGCTAAAAATCAAACGCTAGATATAACGGCGGCGAGAGAAGAATTAGGTTATCAACCCCGTATTAGTGTCGAGCAAGGATTGGAAATTTTTGCGCGTTGGTGGAAGGAAAAAAGGCAAAATTAA
- a CDS encoding ferritin-like domain-containing protein: protein MNFFTYLLHLAGSGAGAYLTARQIRDPLTRPNLLAGFQLAESGSVPFLETLRDRAAKEGDTWLAEKLDRHAADERRHGQIFAQALKRLNKQVIDFKKLAENQPKEKTQANRRSPFFQAYFEGYSPESFKPENIDWIVFFASTYILELDASKDFVRMANVLPEDEPNSASLKKALLSVGQDETRHAAYLYEALERRLPAAAVVQVTDDWRVRKTNALLAMVSNLIQKGGQTQSLVQDGVSPEMSDEKPEIADLNEHSTAKSLEAA, encoded by the coding sequence ATGAACTTCTTTACATACCTGTTGCACCTAGCTGGCTCAGGTGCTGGCGCTTACCTCACCGCTAGGCAAATACGGGACCCTTTGACACGACCAAACCTCCTTGCAGGATTTCAACTAGCAGAATCGGGTTCAGTTCCCTTTCTAGAAACACTGCGCGATCGCGCAGCCAAAGAAGGCGATACTTGGTTAGCCGAGAAACTCGACCGCCATGCAGCCGACGAACGCCGTCACGGTCAAATTTTTGCTCAAGCTCTCAAGCGACTAAACAAGCAAGTCATAGACTTCAAAAAGCTTGCGGAAAACCAGCCAAAGGAAAAAACTCAAGCTAACCGCCGCAGCCCTTTCTTTCAAGCCTATTTTGAAGGTTACTCGCCAGAAAGTTTCAAACCAGAAAACATTGACTGGATTGTATTTTTTGCCAGCACATACATTCTGGAACTCGACGCCAGCAAAGACTTCGTGCGTATGGCTAACGTCTTGCCAGAAGATGAGCCAAATAGCGCCAGCCTCAAAAAAGCACTTCTAAGCGTTGGACAAGACGAAACCCGCCATGCTGCTTATCTTTACGAGGCTCTAGAGCGTCGTCTCCCGGCTGCGGCTGTGGTGCAAGTTACAGACGATTGGCGGGTACGCAAGACGAATGCTCTACTAGCAATGGTCAGCAATCTCATCCAGAAAGGTGGGCAAACTCAGTCATTAGTTCAGGATGGCGTATCGCCAGAAATGTCTGATGAAAAACCTGAA